A window of Mycoplasmopsis equigenitalium genomic DNA:
ATTTTAGGAAATAATTTTAATGATGATATCTGTACCCAAGAACAAGATTATCGCGATGCAAAAAGTGTTGCTGATAAACTTGGTATCAAATTGTTTCGTATTGATTTTATTAAGGAATACTGAGATCTAGTTTTTAGCGATTTGATTAATGAATATAAAAAGGGCCGAACCCCTAATCCTGATATCTTATGTAACAAATACATTAAATTTGATTTATTTGCAAAATATGCTTTTGATGAATTAGGCGCAGATTTTCTTGCAACTGGCCACTATGCTAAAGTAATAAATTCAGAACTGTACAAGGCAAAAGATAAAACCAAAGATCAGTCGTATTTCTTAGCACAATTAAGCAATAAACAACTAGAAAAAGTATTGATGCCATTAGCAGATTTGTCAAAAACTAAAATTCGCGAAATTGCAAAGCAACTTAATTTAATTACAGCAGAAAAAAAAGATAGTACTGGTATTTGCTTCATTGGAGAACGTAATTTTACAAAATTTCTTCAAAACTATATCCCTGCTCAAAGCGGTGATATTGTCAGCATAATTACCAAGAAAGTTGTCGGGAAACATGAGGGAAGTATGTATTATACTCTTGGACAACGTAAAGGATTAAATCTCGGTGGACAGAAAGAAAAACACTATGTTTGCGGCCATAACATTAAGGAAAATATTGTTTATGTAGCCCCAATTAGTAGAATGGATTTCTTAACTTCACACAAGTTATATGCTAGCGAATTTAACCAAATCGCTAAGTCCTTTAATCCAGGTAATTTAACGGCAAAATTTCGCTACCGTCAAGAAGATATTCCTGTTAAATTAGAAATTTTACCTAATAACAAAATTATCGTTTCTTATGAGCAGGGCGCCATGGCAGTCACACCAGGTCAACAAGTTGTAATTTATGATAACGACAAAGTTGTTGGTGGCGCAGTAATCGATAAAACAGAATAATAAAACAGGCGTTAAGCCTGTTTTTTTGTATATCCATTTTTAATTATTTTCAGTAATATTTATTGATTTTATACTGAAATTAAACATTTTTTTGTTTTACAAATTACTCATTAAAGAAGTCGACATCACTGTCATCATCAACAGCATTAACAGTAGCACCTTGTTCTTCTATAACCTTGCTAATTTCTTCGAAAATTTCGTCACGTTGTTCCTTCGAAGTTGGAATAACTGGATTAAACTTATCTGGGAAATATTCACGTGGATCTTTAATATCATATTTTGATTTTGGTTCAAAGTTCGAGTTTGTTCCAGCAGGAATTTTGTGACCTAAAATAATATTTTCTTTAAGACCCTCAAGATTATCAACTTGATTACTAATTGCTGCGTTAACAAGAATCTTAGCGGTTTCTTGGTATGAAGCAGCGGCTAAGAATGAATTTGAAAGTAAAGGTGTTTGTTTCGCCCCTTTAATTACGCAAACCCCATAAGGTGGTTTTTTACCTTCGGCAAGTAATTTACCAGCCTCAAGTTGATATTCATGTAAATCAACAAAGTTACCAACAAAGAATTTAGAATCTCCGGCTTCTTGAATTTGAATTTTTGAAAGCATTTGACGAATAATAATCTCAATATACTTATCACTAATACTAATCCCTTGCATACGGTATAGTCTTTGAATTTCTTTAAGTAAGTAATTTTGTACTGTACGAGGATCAGTAATATCAAGCAAGTGTTTTAACTCAATTGGACCTTCAATAATTTTTTGTCCAGGAACTAGGTTATCACCAACTTGAACTCTTAAAATTCTATTGGTTCTAAAGTGGATTTTTTCTTCAACTTCTTCACCATTAATGTTATAAATAATTATAATTAACGATTCTGAACTCTTGTTTTTCCCACTTGCAATTTCTTCAATTGCTACAACACGACCATGATATTTAGCGATTTCAGCAGGACGTCCTCATGGTTTTTCATAAGCATCGATTAACTCGATTAAACGACCAAAACCACCAGTAATATCTTCAACACCAGCAACCCCTCCGGTATGGAAAGTACGCATCGTAAGTTGGGTACCAGGTTCCCCAATTGATTGAGCAGCAATAATTCCAACTGCTTCACCAATACTTACAATTTTGTTAGTTGCTAAATCTTTTCCATAACATTTTTTACATACACCGTTTGGAGTATGACATGATAAAATGCTACGAATTTCAATTTGACGTGCGTCAACTTTTTTATCAATAATTGTTGCTAATTCAGGAGTAATAAATTCGTTAGCACCAACAATTAAATTACCTTTTTTGTCAAAAACAGGTTTGTTAGTAAAGCGACCTTCAATTCTTTCTTTGAAAGGAACAATAATTGAATTTGTTTTGGTATCAACAATATCTTTAATAGTAAATCCAAAATCACTGCCACAATCTTCTTCACGAACAACAATTGATTGTGCAACATCGACTAAACGACGTGTCAAATAACCTGAACGCGAAGTGTTAAGTGCGGTATCGGTTAAACCTTTCCGAGCCCCGTGAGTTGATGAATAGAATTCATACGCACTAAGTCCATCAAGGAATGAAGACTTAACGGGAACCTCAACAGTTGAACGAACTACCCGTTCGTTTTGTGCATCGGCTTTAAGGGTTTTGGCGTTGTTGGCCATTAATCCCCGCATTCCGGCTAATTGTACGAAGTTTGAAATATTACCACGCGCACCCGAGCGCATCATGATAAATAATGGGTTATCTGGGTGTTCTTTAGTTACTTCATTAAGATCTTTTTGAATTGCATCTTTAACTCTTGCTCATTTATCAATTGTTAATTTATATCTTTCATCGTCAGTGCAAAGCCCTTCTTTGTAAGCTTCTTGCAATTCATTAATGTATCTTTCACCATCTTGAATATGTTCTTGTTTACTTGGTAATGTGATAATATCGCTAATTGAAATAGTTGTTCCTGATTTAGTCGAGTATTTAAATCCATACTCCTTAATACCATCAAGCACGGTTGCAATAATGTTTGTATATTTAAATCAAACATCTTCCAAAATTTCAACGTAATCATCTACATATAGAACTTGTGCGGCTTTTTGATGTTTTTTACGATCATCAAGTCTTTTAAAAGCATTATATGTAAATGTTTTAAGCACATCAACATGACGTTTATCTAATTTGTTACCACGAAAATCAATCAAGTTTGCGTAGTAATCTTCGGCTTTTTCTTTTT
This region includes:
- the mnmA gene encoding tRNA 2-thiouridine(34) synthase MnmA, with amino-acid sequence MQKVVVGMSGGVDSSIAAYLLKKEGYEVIGLFMRNWDSMANNDILGNNFNDDICTQEQDYRDAKSVADKLGIKLFRIDFIKEYWDLVFSDLINEYKKGRTPNPDILCNKYIKFDLFAKYAFDELGADFLATGHYAKVINSELYKAKDKTKDQSYFLAQLSNKQLEKVLMPLADLSKTKIREIAKQLNLITAEKKDSTGICFIGERNFTKFLQNYIPAQSGDIVSIITKKVVGKHEGSMYYTLGQRKGLNLGGQKEKHYVCGHNIKENIVYVAPISRMDFLTSHKLYASEFNQIAKSFNPGNLTAKFRYRQEDIPVKLEILPNNKIIVSYEQGAMAVTPGQQVVIYDNDKVVGGAVIDKTE